The following proteins are co-located in the Xiphophorus hellerii strain 12219 chromosome 2, Xiphophorus_hellerii-4.1, whole genome shotgun sequence genome:
- the LOC116729550 gene encoding protein FAM180A-like isoform X2, whose translation MFRGGKRERESEDSSEESSLDGETRSCWTGAAGTNQTRRQRHRRQRQPEDTETHSEIKPGGKPKQRTRSLHQDKLQPGFHPPLDTVAMVSWRIVMFGLFYCFIRTGVTKSQTRAKVKRGSSAAGNPTFYKTMNDVHLLYEILMAGVRFEPSGEFSVDDAELSSLRQTRNLNFICEEIFPKKLTEVFGLIAELSEHSASLHQEDFERILMTLVYTTQKMISAASVHQRGMWGESFVGLYKAIKRDLARTN comes from the exons ATGTTCAGAGGagggaagagagaaagagagtctGAGGACAGCAGTGAAGAAAGTTCACTGGACGGTGAAACACGGAGCTGCTGGACTGGAGCTGCAGGGACAAACCAAACCAGAAGACAGAGACACAGGAGACAAAGACAACCAGAGGACACAGAGACACATAGTGAAATAAAACCAGGAGGCAAACCAAAGCAGAGGACACGGAGTCTTCACCAAGACAAACTTCAGCCTGGTTTCCATCCTCCGTTAGATACGGTTGCCATGGTTTCCTGGAGAATAGTGATGTTTGGACTTTTCTACTGCTTCATCAGGACCGGGGTCACCAAGTCCCAGACGAGAG CCAAAGTGAAAAGAGGATCTTCAGCAGCTGGAAATCCAACGTTCTACAAAACCATGAATGATGTCCATTTGTTATATGag ATCCTGATGGCTGGCGTACGTTTTGAGCCCAGTGGGGAGTTTTCTGTCGACGACGCTGAACTTTCTTCGCTCCGTCAGACCAGAAATCTGAACTTCATCTGTGAGGAAATCTTTCCCAAGAAGCTAACGGAAGTGTTTGGGCTCATAGCTGAGCTGTCAGAGCACAGCGCTTCGCTGCATCAGGAGGATTTTGAGCGAATCTTGATGACTTTGGTGTACACTACCCAGAAGATGATCAGCGCTGCTTCTGTTCACCAAAGAGGAATGTGGGGAGAATCTTTTGTTGGTTTATACAAAGCTATAAAAAGAGACCTGGCACGGACAAACTGA
- the LOC116729550 gene encoding protein FAM180A-like isoform X1 gives MFRGGKRERESEDSSEESSLDGETRSCWTGAAGTNQTRRQRHRRQRQPEDTETHSEIKPGGKPKQRTRSLHQDKLQPGFHPPLDTVAMVSWRIVMFGLFYCFIRTGVTKSQTRVLFPAAAKVKRGSSAAGNPTFYKTMNDVHLLYEILMAGVRFEPSGEFSVDDAELSSLRQTRNLNFICEEIFPKKLTEVFGLIAELSEHSASLHQEDFERILMTLVYTTQKMISAASVHQRGMWGESFVGLYKAIKRDLARTN, from the exons ATGTTCAGAGGagggaagagagaaagagagtctGAGGACAGCAGTGAAGAAAGTTCACTGGACGGTGAAACACGGAGCTGCTGGACTGGAGCTGCAGGGACAAACCAAACCAGAAGACAGAGACACAGGAGACAAAGACAACCAGAGGACACAGAGACACATAGTGAAATAAAACCAGGAGGCAAACCAAAGCAGAGGACACGGAGTCTTCACCAAGACAAACTTCAGCCTGGTTTCCATCCTCCGTTAGATACGGTTGCCATGGTTTCCTGGAGAATAGTGATGTTTGGACTTTTCTACTGCTTCATCAGGACCGGGGTCACCAAGTCCCAGACGAGAG TTCTGTTTCCTGCTGCAGCCAAAGTGAAAAGAGGATCTTCAGCAGCTGGAAATCCAACGTTCTACAAAACCATGAATGATGTCCATTTGTTATATGag ATCCTGATGGCTGGCGTACGTTTTGAGCCCAGTGGGGAGTTTTCTGTCGACGACGCTGAACTTTCTTCGCTCCGTCAGACCAGAAATCTGAACTTCATCTGTGAGGAAATCTTTCCCAAGAAGCTAACGGAAGTGTTTGGGCTCATAGCTGAGCTGTCAGAGCACAGCGCTTCGCTGCATCAGGAGGATTTTGAGCGAATCTTGATGACTTTGGTGTACACTACCCAGAAGATGATCAGCGCTGCTTCTGTTCACCAAAGAGGAATGTGGGGAGAATCTTTTGTTGGTTTATACAAAGCTATAAAAAGAGACCTGGCACGGACAAACTGA